In Carassius gibelio isolate Cgi1373 ecotype wild population from Czech Republic chromosome B20, carGib1.2-hapl.c, whole genome shotgun sequence, the following are encoded in one genomic region:
- the cited2 gene encoding cbp/p300-interacting transactivator 2, translating into MVDRMMAMNHGRFPDAVNGHQHSARRMGMGQFPNALPQQQQQHYNVIMGDHMHYAGGNVNANHGIRHSMASGNNINGGIPNGNLPARFNSQFVGQGQQLAASMQLQKLNTPYYGHHTHPSHHHYYMHELHPASHQLNGTGQQFRDSNAKQNTSGVPLAGHHMPAAMLPPNVIDTDFIDEEVLMSLVIEMGLDRIKELPELWLGQNEFDFMTDFVCKQQPSRVSC; encoded by the coding sequence ATGGTGGACCGCATGATGGCAATGAACCATGGACGTTTCCCAGATGCTGTGAATGGGCATCAGCACTCCGCTCGCAGGATGGGAATGGGACAGTTTCCCAACGCGCTtccccagcagcagcagcagcattatAACGTTATCATGGGAGATCACATGCATTACGCGGGAGGGAATGTAAACGCAAACCACGGGATCCGACATTCCATGGCCTCTGGGAATAATATAAACGGAGGAATCCCCAATGGCAACTTGCCTGCCCGCTTTAACTCCCAGTTTGTCGGACAAGGGCAGCAGCTGGCTGCCAGTATGCAGTTGCAGAAGCTCAACACGCCTTACTACGGTCACCACACGCATCCTTCCCATCATCACTATTACATGCACGAACTGCACCCCGCCAGCCACCAGTTAAACGGGACAGGACAGCAGTTCCGAGACAGTAACGCCAAGCAGAACACGTCTGGGGTTCCTCTGGCTGGCCACCACATGCCTGCAGCAATGCTGCCCCCCAACGTTATCGACACGGATTTTATTGACGAGGAGGTCTTGATGTCACTGGTGATAGAAATGGGTTTGGACCGAATAAAGGAGCTGCCAGAGCTCTGGCTGGGACAGAATGAGTTTGATTTCATGACAGACTTCGTTTGTAAGCAACAGCCCAGCCGAGTGAGCTGTTAA